AGTGTAACTAGTCTTAATTTAGGAGGagctaaaacataatattgtaaaagacTGTCTGGTATTGCTAAACATTCTGAATCTGTATCCCCTATAGAAGATGCATCAATGTAAACATGATCTTTCAATGACAATCCTGCAAGCCGTTGGACTCCTTCAGACAAAGTTGCTGATAATAAGGCTGTTTGTCGAGGTATAGACTCATCGCGATgttcattaataatagataaaatactgtaatataaataattaaatcaagattacattatatactattatattacatagtaaaTACCTGTATTACATTtagcattaaataaatatttaaatattcttacctaGTGATGTCTTTTTCGTATCCAAGATCAAGCATCCTATCAGCTTCATCAATTATTAACCATTGAAGTGATTTAAAAGATATTGACTTGGTATTCTGTGCGTGGTCTAATAATCGTCCCGGTGTTCCTATAAGTATTGTGATACCTTTTCTCATACGTGCCTTTTcagattttcttttttcacCGCCAGTAAACATACCTGGCACAAGCCATGTGTAAGgctacaaatgtataatatatttttattaatttaatatttataattttgtatacttttatgATCTTACCTTTAATAACttgataaaattttcataGGTTTGTAATGCTAATTCTCTGGTTGGTAAAATGATTAGTGCCCTAAGGCCATCAGTTCGAGATAGTTTTGGTCGAATCTTATGTAATGACTCAATGAGCGGAACAGCATACGCAAATGTTTTACCACTACCCGTTTCAGATTGAACCATCGCATCTTTACCAGATAGTAAGATTGGAATTGTTTGACTTTGAACTGTTGTCAATTTTGTCACTCCTAACGTTTGTTCCAAATTTGCAATCTATTGTCAgagaaaaaatggaaaaatgaatattagatataaatggtataattaatatcgtaAAACTTAAGTATTCTCTAAAAAGCATAAATAACAGGTAAAGtagataattatgtttaatactttaagAGTTATGACACctcatttcaataattataaactataatttatgtaaataacacttaatacttgaaaatgtaaGTTAACAGAAATAACTCCtcattgaaattattgaatCGCGGACGAAAAGTCCGAGGACAAAAAgtccgttttaaaaaaagtcggACAAAAGGTCTGAGCACATTTTTAGGGTAGGACAAAAAgtccaaaaattaatatttatttaaaaatttaaaaatttttgtacacgtattatattattatattttcgtataactaacaaaaatataacagaaaTCCACTATAATTAGGTATCTATAGACTAaagtaatgaaaaatttatatttttttattatatataggtactattgtttttttatttttagtttaattgacttgtttataaaaacaagtcaactcattaaaaataaaacattaatctgAAAGTAATACAACCCATTTTAGTTCATTCGGAGTTTCAAGATTCTAATATCAATAAggaatacctaatttaaaacttattatttaaaaaataattaataatttgagaaaatattccattattatgcattattatatcaataatcaaatatatatataagaatgtatttatacattcttAACAAACCATATGAGCATGCAGATCGGTTAAATCCTTATATGTTGAGGTGGAAAACAAtgcattcttatttttattaatagcttGAATGTCAActtgtttattaagtattgcCACAGGTAATTGTACTTGTGGATTATTTCTAAACATTGAAGATACATATCCactttttttgtcattatttctcttttgataatttgaattttttccatttaatcTGGCGTCATTACCTTTCTCctgtgaacaaaaaaaaatagtatatatcaatagtattcaataacaagatttcgtataaaatgtattagatatttttacttttcttgAAAAATTTGATCTTCTATCAACACCAAACACTTTGGAGTTTACAGGATCCTTTTCGCGATTGATGACACAGTCATTTTCTAGACCATCCCCAAACTCGTCACAATTCATACTAAATAGGTaatgtaaaatcaaataatatgtaactatttaaaaaatttaatacaaatttctgATTTGTTAGTCGTtacatttaatagtatattttaaacaaaccaaaactattattatttaacaaaatacaaatttcaacTTTGAATTCCTATCAGTAACCTTAAAACAACACGTGCAATCACAATGATAAGGAcagttaatattgataataaagaaACAACTTGATAACAAgctcaatattttaaacttttaaagtagGTCCGTGAGCTGAACAAAATTGATTACGAGAGtacgtctataatatataaatataaaaataatactctaATTCTACTCGGAATATTCGTAATTCATAAAAGTAGCAATATGTCAGAAGCGTATAAAAAAGGATAAAGGTATAGCCGATAGAAAAAAGTAGTGGGAGTAATGGGAatagaaatttcaaataactatGACAATTAGAAGAAGAAATGCTTATTACTTCTATgctattaaagttttatattaagataGATTTGTATGGATTTACTTaggtatttaacatttaattcgtaaaaaccaaatcctaaaataaaattacctataaattaaatattgacaagCCAATAGCTTATGATGTTAAGGTCTCCTTTCCAAAATCCaaatgtgttataattaaaaataggaaaCATACTAACATCGCAAACCAAAATACCCAATATTGcgcatgttatataatatgtaaattatataaatatatataaagtatacgtCCATCGTCCATAGTATTAGTGcattacaaatacaataatacaaacttattaaacttatttttataaacgcaaaattacacttttaacaatatttttagctcAAAATAAGCTGGGGGTCCTAAGCACCTAAGCACACTCTAGCATCTCCGTATACTGCATATGCGACAATGgcgatattattgttttaaaacatacttttgattgtatacattataatttatatagtatatacatatgtaggtAGGTTGtatctcaataatttaatgtaacgtATAGGTGCGctacattgtatataatcgATGAATTGTCGCATTGaacataggttaggttagaagTTAGAATACAATAAATGGAATGCTCACCacgtattgtaattattgtaaccCAAGCTAGCATGTTAAAATGAGATGACTTGATGACGAATACATTAGGAGTatctatttctatttaaaacgcgatggaaatgtattatgtattattatcgataGGTATGTGCCAAACTGGCAAGTAATATctaattgtatttactatttatgcgGCTTAATAGCTAACTCATAAATGAACTacgatacatttatttataatatatatatatatatatatattgattaattagtaattaaatctCATCTGAGTTAAGAAAATTAACTGCCAGCTTCATTGACAActagttttatacatttagcaatataagtaggtatatttgtatgagtattttatttaaaataatattaatttaattacatttttttttttattcagctTTAAAACAGGTGtcctaataactaattataataaaaaggtatAAAGTGGTAATGCTCTGCTATACGCCAATACATTTGGTGACGAGTAAGTCACTTTTATAGGtgtgttgaatttaaatttaaatctaattttaaagatataatttattttaaacagaaaACTATTCTAAGCGGagacggtatattatatatgttcagTGGTGTAGTTATAGGGGGGCGGGTCGCAAAGGGCTATACCACTCTAACCTCCCATTTCTAGCTACGCCActgtatacgtttataaaaatattgtgaatatacatttttttatattttttatgagtaaATTAACAACTtcttaagaaattattaattcaattttcaaggaTTTATAcccatttatcaatttttgctATTAAAAAACACTAATAAAGCACGCAAatataattgtctataaagagctcaaaatgaattacaattatttgaaaattataccatttatataaaaaatgataatgaataaatacttagtaaacattttaaagtttaaggctattcgtttttgaattttaagaaaataaaaaaatcacttttgTTGAAAACTGGTTAGCGTAAAAGATCATAATGATTTTAGAGGAATTGTagcatatagttaataaaatccaAATGTGTACAATCACATATTCACATcgaacatttgtattttattataagacacAAATACCTACGTAACCAATGCgtcagtaaattaataaaatatgaagtttcaaatttacatgaaataaaaataaaatacataataattagtagataaaaatatgtgtaaattcaatgttttaagtaaagtaatagatacatacaatatttcagACAATATTAAACTTGACCCGCTTTTGTTagtgtttttgtaaaataagaactaatataataactacttggagtctttttataataagtcatagaatattttattttcaaaactattttattgtaatactttataaGACATTAATATTTCTCGTttcttgatataaataattatttaatttttatttaataaaaatatgtatgcaaGGTAACTATAAGATAAGAATAACAGTGTTAGGTAATTTTCCACACcacctttattattaaacgacgTACATTAACATTGTccgtattgtttaataactttatgagGTATTACACGAGgcgcgttttttttattgtggtgTCCCCAGTAGGCCTAATCCACATCGTAAGCGAGAACGCATCATAATATGCAGAGGCATATTTAGGTAGGGGCTTTAGGTCCACTCACAACAAATGTGTGACATAGAGACAtagaatactataatatttatataacatggtGCTCTATGGTATTAACAGTTTCACCATTGCACGgcgtaaaagttttttttttaattggggGGGAGACGGCAAAATATGTGTTGCCCTTATCctaaaattcctaaatacgccactgatcATATGAAtgcattcaattaataataaaaaaaaaaaatacaactactAAAACTACGTAGATACCAatagtactatataatttgtttcaataaGGAAACCTAGGAATAAAACTACGATTTTCGCTATTCTACAAGCTACAAAAACggataatgtgtataatatgtgtgttgcCGGCCGGCGATAGTCAGTGTGTTGGATGAGTGAATGAGTGATgagctattaaattaatgtaaagtaataaactacttaaatattatatactacatcattacaactacaatatatactaaaaataatttaataagtctaTGTACTAAGTCCTTTCGACAGTTGATATTAAGATGAGCTTCTCGTTGATGCTGCCAATCTTCCTCCGGGTTGAAACGAAGCCGAGTGCTGACACATTTCCCATCAGCTTTGTGACAAATTCTtcttcactaataaatattatacaattatatatagtatattgtacctaatacgactctaaaaattataatataatacaaacaaatcctTTCGACAGTTGATTATCAGTTGAATTTCTTTTTGCTACTGCCAGACGTCCTCCGTGTTGAAATACAGCCGACACATTTTCCATCAACTTTGTGACAAAATCTtcttcactaataaatattatatatagtatattgtacctaatacgactctaaaaattataatataatacaaacaaatcctTTCGACAGTTGATTATCAGTTGAATTTCTTTTTGCTACTGCCAGACGTCCTCCGTGTTGAAATACAGCCGACACATTTTCCATCAACTTTGTGACAAATTCTtcttcactaataaatattatatatagtatattgtacctaatacgactctaaaaattataatataatacaaacaaatcctTTCGACAGGGTTGAAACGAAGCCGAGTGCCGACACATTCTCCATAGGCTCAATGACAAATTCATCGTCGGTGAGTAGTCCATGATCCATCTAAATGTTTGGTtcctataaaactataaactaatGTGCAgattaaatgcaatttaaactcatagaaaaaaaaattttaatatttcagaaatCTATTTTggtgttcttttatttttgaatttaaattaattttaaattttatattcataatttatcagttaaaaatataaacaagaaCTAAGaagattatagtatattgcAGTTTAACTTTCTGTTCGGTGGCCACCTTTTAAATTCCTCactcttttatttataagaaagttAAACAgtacaataactataaaaaatataaatttaaacatacacaAATATGAACTAGCtatgtaataagaaaaaaaatggtaatttatcaacgtattatgaaaataaaaagaacaccTAAAACCgtagtacagtatattatctgaaaaaaaaaccataaaagttaaatataatttaagtaaatattcataatatactgtactactgttcaaaaaattatagtattaagcaAACACAGCCTTGCGACACATTCAGATGATCTTCTTATTGATGCTGTCAATCGTCCTCCGGGTTGAAATTATACAAGGATATAGCgtaattatttcagttttgTTGTTATTCTGATATTATGGCAAGATctgaaattttttgttttattttactatttaccacCCAAAGTACCAAATAGATCATATTTGCTACAAGAATTCatgacaaacaaaaaataaactacataattataaaatcaatatacatttttcgctACGTCCAGGATCTAAGGTGTACTtaacgaatttattttattcttggcAATTTCATCATTAATTCATGGTCGGTAACCTTTTTGAACTCTCAGGTCacattcacaaattaaaaacagttagCAGaccagataaaaataaaagttttatattcttaaattatttactatggaaaaaaatattgtctagaactttaaaataataaaatataaataaaaaaaaaatttcaatgttttagaatttaaaacaggtcgtatatataataacccgCCGGTTGCCGACCACTTCATTGGACTGGACGatcggaaataaaatataggtctgTCATCAGGGTAACAGCTTGTAGAAgtcaataaactatttattttatgtataaaaaataaatttattactaccCCAAAATTATAGGATAATTAACCTACGTAAGTATCCATCGACGCTTTTGGGCGAAATCAAGCTGCAGTGCCATATTAAAGTTCAAACGTGCACCATCACAGAAGAAACAGctagttatatttttcatttgtctTCTTTACGCTTAGGAatggaattattgaaatattttatgaaaatgaaagTACTTGTCATGTACTGAAGGCTGTTGTTTGACGactgttcaataaaattattagaattgttaATCGTCTCCTACAAATGACAACGATTGTCGTTTGCCatggatgataaatattataataatgttttttttatagaactctttgtgattttatagggtttattattatatttcagctGTCTTGCATACGAAACTTTTGttatctaattaatttcatacgtaaaatcactaaaatcataataattgtatattatcctgaatttttttttaaattataattttataacggttattaatgattttatacggTTTGGCTGaactaaatgatttataattttaaaaatattgaaaagtttaattattaaactgatattacatactaaatagttaatagattatgatctattacatataataaaagacttacaaaattaataaaattaatttctaaatataagCAGTTATTCACATTCAACTCGTTATACACATATAGTGCACATATCATTCCGTTTCGGTACCGTCCTGTTTAGGAATAATACATACCCATACTATTTtcactgattttaaaattaaccgaTAAGTTCTAATTAATATGCTCAGATAATTtgcgatattaatatattatatatataataaatacatctatttatggtattatgctatgtatattttattctataattgtatagtcaaaatattttgaaaattataatatttataagaaatgcaaacattattatttgttaaaattattaaataactatagtaattcgtttttaaattactacaaaaaacaaaaatcggtTTAGGAGAAATATTTATCACAGAAATATGAAATGAATATCTaataatgtcataaaaattcaaaattcagacaattataaattattaatgtcttttcggaaaactttttatttttgttagggataaaaaaaacttatattagtcGGGTACTCGGccggttaaaaataaaaatactatttatacaattaatataaatataaattattattctataaaataggtCTGATAATATGACGATTATGTATTTTCGGTCTCACGTATTTTATGAATTGCGCATTCgggaataaaatatgcatacgtATACGTCACCCGACGGGTATACGATTGTCCGATgcaataagtatgtatttattttatgtataaaaagcaAATTTATTGCTACCTTAAAATTATAGGAAAATTAACCTACGTAAGTATCCTTCGACGCTTTTCGGATAAATTAAGCTGTGCCATATTAAAGTTCAAACGTGCACCATCACCGGAGAAACAACTAGcttattttttcattcgtCTTCTTTACGCTTCGgaatgaaattattgaaaaattttatgaaaatgacaGTGCTTGTCATGTGCTGAAGGCTGTTGTTTGACGACTGttcaatcaaattattagaattgttaATCGTATCCTACAAATGACGACGATTTTCGTTTGCCatggatgataaatattataataatgttttttttatagaactctttgtgattttatagggtttattattatatttcagctGTTTTGCATACGAAACTTTTggtatctaattaatttaatacgtaatatcataataattgtatattatcctgaatttttttttaaattataattttataatttcaatagttGTTTGGTTAAATTTCTCACCGAAAAATAAGACCATCTTCGAccaacataattttacattgtacataatgcttatacattaaattcaaattgtacATATTCGTTATAGTAGACATACTTAACCTAGTTTACATGTAGTCACCtattatagtatctatataagACTTAACGGTTTGGCTGaactaaatgattaataattttaaaaatgtaatcattaaactgatattacatactaaatagttaatagattatgatctattacatataataaagggcttacaaaattaataaaattaatttctaaatacaaGCAGTTATTCACATTCAACTCGTTATACACATATAGTCACATATCATTCCGTTATTTCGGTACCGTCCTGTTAAAGAATAATACATACCCATACTATTTtcactgattttaaaattaaccgaTAAGTTCTAATTAATATGCTCAGATAATTtgcgatattaatatattatatatataataaatacatctatttatgatattatgctatgtatattttatcctaAAAgtgtataatcaaaatattttgaaaattataatatttataagaaatgcaaacattaacatttgttaaaattattaaataactatagtaattcgtttttaaattactaaaaaaaacaaaaatcagttGAAGAGAAATAGTTATTGCAGAAATATGAAATGAATATCTaataatgtcataaaaattaaaaattcagacaattataaattattaatgtgtcTTTTcggaaaactttttatttttgttagggataaaaaaaacttatattagtcGGGTACTCGGccggttaaaaataaaaatactatttatacaattaatataaatataaattattattctataaaatgggTCTGATAATATGacgattatgtatttttggtCTCACGTATTTTATGAATTGCGTGTTCgggaataaaatatgcatacgtATACGTCACCCGACGGGTATAAGATTGTCCGATgcaataagtatgtatttattttatgtataaaaaattaaattaaagctcTAAAAGTATAGAAAATCAAACTCACGTAAACAtcgttttttcttttacgAAACTTAGTTGTGTCATGTTTAATATCCATACGTTCAGTAACCACATCGCCGACCCAGGAACACCTTTCCTCGTCCGTCTTTACCGCGTTTCGAATTGAAGATATTgagatatttcataaaaataagctgAACAGAACGGCAtatgcgtataaaatattatatatttattaaagtacgATTTAACGATTTGTACGTCTATTATTTTTCTCcgtcaaaattattacaaccgTCAATCGTCTCCGACGAATAGCGAAGATTGATGATTGCCATAGATGAtagattaatatgataaatccaTATCCATAGAtcatatactgtattattatattgtaatattattattagccagacatttaaatttgttcgGGAGTCTGGCGTTCGAGAGACTCAATTGTgtacttatacaaattttataagcaCGACAAGGCGGAGGTGAGGTAGATTATATAGATGTTGTTCAGTATACATTGAGACTAGACTCATTCAAAGTTTCTGCCATTGGTATcgcataaattagtaattagtagttgttatcgatatttttcacccgtattattaatgaatgacATCCGTCTTctcattattaatgtaaaaatataatacaaaatattataatattatcaataatcaatattaatatcgataaccatcataattattttcaaaatagataaaaatattaaattatactacaattttcatcaaacttttttattgctttactactttttttttatggtgagTCGCCGTCTCAAAGACCCCAGACGATCCGCCACTGCAGGTGTTAATAAGTTTATGGCATAAACAGCTTAAAActaatctacataatatttagaatacttCTTTCTTACTCTCttagtgttaaataataatacacgaattggtgtctttaaataatatttttgtaataacttagaacaaaatagataactatacctataatcgttattttttgttaaaatatccagttttgtcaatattcaaatttggTATGTACTAACAGTAGCACCGAACACGGGTATGAACTGTGGAAAATTCCCCAGAAATATTTATGGGTGGATGGGtgataatcaaaaatagtttGATATGCAGTatcttgtatgtatatagttagaaataaatatagtactatTCGAACGTAactaactaaacatttttttagtaggtGGATCCAACACCAGAATTTTTTCCCcataacatgaaatatagATCGACGCCACTGGACTTACGATTAACCTTTGAGACTGGGAGTGAGAATatgaataaagttaaaacttttaagcaataataataatataatagtagctgtagttatatagttatactaaGTTATATACTACTGCTTATATTGCttagatatatttacatacctacattcatgataaatataaatatttttatagtaa
This sequence is a window from Rhopalosiphum maidis isolate BTI-1 chromosome 1, ASM367621v3, whole genome shotgun sequence. Protein-coding genes within it:
- the LOC113561219 gene encoding probable ATP-dependent RNA helicase DDX31; translation: MNCDEFGDGLENDCVINREKDPVNSKVFGVDRRSNFSRKEKGNDARLNGKNSNYQKRNNDKKSGYVSSMFRNNPQVQLPVAILNKQVDIQAINKNKNALFSTSTYKDLTDLHAHMIANLEQTLGVTKLTTVQSQTIPILLSGKDAMVQSETGSGKTFAYAVPLIESLHKIRPKLSRTDGLRALIILPTRELALQTYENFIKLLKPYTWLVPGMFTGGEKRKSEKARMRKGITILIGTPGRLLDHAQNTKSISFKSLQWLIIDEADRMLDLGYEKDITSILSIINEHRDESIPRQTALLSATLSEGVQRLAGLSLKDHVYIDASSIGDTDSECLAIPDSLLQYYVLAPPKLRLVTLSGVLLQKLQKGQISSKTLVFMATQDMVDFYTELLTTVLTCLTMFKLHGNMTQVERMEVFKSFKAANHGVLFCTDVASRGLDLPLVDRIIQYNAPITPTDYVHRVGRTARVGQKGEATLFLTPHEAMFIAKLQDHSIIASELKMDKCLTSILTMEFEGEHVKTAEMAANILQSRFETAVLEQDRLHELGCNAFKSWVRSYASYPKSSREVFNFKDCHLGHYAKSFAIRDAPRIIGGIGKPKKDPRMKNQRKIPKTDSGALFKKRKSDKSISASEFDSGMKAKKRKMN